ACCGGCGCTGGATGGCTCCGGGGCAACAGAGTACGAACGGGACCGAGAGCTGAACTGAGCTCTATCCTGCTCGATTGTTGTATGTTGCCTGTTACCAAACTATATCCCTTCAGCCAGACAATAGTACAGCATGTACGACAGGATACTGGTGCCGACAGACGGCTCGCCGGGGTCGGAAGCGGTACTCACACACGCTGAAACACTTGCGACGACCCACGACAGCGAGATTCACGCGCTGTACGTCGTCGACACCGGCCGGTTCTCGACGCTCCCGCACGAACCGACGTGGGAGAGCGTCACCGATTCGCTCCACCGCGAGGGCGAGATGGCCCTGGACATGGCTGAGCGCCTCGTTGCCGACGATGTGACTGTCACGCGAGCCACAGCCGAGGGAAGCCCGAGCCGGGAAATCATCGACTACGCGAGCCAGCACGACTGTGACCTCATCGTGATGGGGACCCATGGACGCGGCGGCATCGACCGTCTGCTGCTGGGAAGCGTCGCCGAACGGGTCGTCCGGTCGGCCCACGTCCCGGTCGTCA
The genomic region above belongs to Haloarcula hispanica ATCC 33960 and contains:
- a CDS encoding universal stress protein; translated protein: MYDRILVPTDGSPGSEAVLTHAETLATTHDSEIHALYVVDTGRFSTLPHEPTWESVTDSLHREGEMALDMAERLVADDVTVTRATAEGSPSREIIDYASQHDCDLIVMGTHGRGGIDRLLLGSVAERVVRSAHVPVVTVPVETTPQDISEDEQPTGVPQ